The proteins below come from a single Prochlorococcus marinus CUG1415 genomic window:
- a CDS encoding cysteine desulfurase family protein has product MLSTPILLDYQSSTPCSKDVVDSMKPFWSEIFSSPSSKSNLAGINASAILEASRDSIEQNLFLHNKKVIFTSGATESNNLALIGFARNYYQKTGNYGHIITLKTEHKAVLEPLNQLKKEGFMVTEITPERDGLISQEKFIKNIREDTFMVSVMLANNEIGVIQPIENISKVCNSRGITLHSDFAQCLGYIELNDLLSNVNMITMSSHKIYGPKGIGLLLIDEEINLEPLIVGGGQEYGLRSGTLPLPLVVGFAKAIEIAVINQKKNAEKLLLYRNKLLEGLLENNSGLLINGSIKKRLPHNLNLTVLDLNGAKFHKLLKTKIICSSGSACSNGEPSHVLLALGRSFKEAESSIRLSIGLSTNLNDIKQAIHILTNTIKSLR; this is encoded by the coding sequence ATGCTTTCAACACCCATACTACTAGACTACCAATCATCAACACCTTGCTCTAAAGATGTTGTTGATTCTATGAAACCTTTTTGGAGTGAGATATTTTCTAGCCCTTCAAGTAAATCTAATTTGGCGGGTATTAATGCAAGCGCGATTTTGGAAGCCTCAAGAGATAGCATAGAACAAAATTTATTTCTTCATAATAAAAAGGTTATTTTTACAAGTGGGGCTACAGAATCTAATAACTTAGCCTTAATAGGTTTTGCAAGAAATTACTATCAAAAAACAGGAAATTATGGACATATTATTACCTTAAAAACCGAGCATAAAGCTGTATTGGAGCCTCTAAATCAACTAAAAAAAGAGGGATTTATGGTTACAGAAATTACTCCAGAAAGAGATGGTTTAATTTCACAAGAAAAGTTCATAAAGAATATAAGAGAAGATACGTTTATGGTGAGTGTCATGTTGGCAAATAACGAAATAGGAGTTATTCAGCCCATAGAGAATATTTCAAAGGTATGTAATTCAAGAGGAATAACTTTGCACTCTGATTTTGCACAATGTTTAGGTTATATCGAGTTAAACGATCTTTTATCAAATGTAAATATGATAACGATGAGTTCCCATAAAATTTATGGTCCAAAAGGGATAGGACTTCTTTTGATTGATGAAGAAATTAATCTGGAACCTTTAATTGTTGGAGGAGGGCAGGAATATGGTCTAAGATCTGGCACATTACCTCTCCCTTTAGTAGTAGGCTTTGCTAAGGCAATAGAGATAGCCGTTATTAATCAAAAAAAGAATGCTGAGAAATTACTTTTATATAGAAATAAACTTTTAGAGGGTTTGTTAGAAAATAATTCTGGTTTATTAATTAATGGCTCCATAAAAAAGAGGTTACCTCATAATTTGAATTTGACTGTGTTGGATTTAAACGGAGCAAAGTTTCATAAACTTTTAAAAACTAAAATAATTTGTTCTAGTGGATCGGCATGCAGTAATGGTGAACCATCTCATGTTTTACTCGCCTTAGGTAGATCTTTTAAAGAAGCAGAATCTTCAATAAGGTTAAGTATTGGATTAAGCACTAATTTAAATGATATTAAACAAGCAATTCATATTCTTACAAATACAATCAAATCATTACGTTAG
- a CDS encoding response regulator transcription factor, with the protein MNEINQINNETVRKSRILLVDDEPGLRTAVKTFLEDEGFEIFIAVDGEDGWEKAQTIFPDLIISDVMMPRANGYALLEKIREDEKLGGTPVIFLTAKGMTLDRTEGYLAGVDDYISKPFDPDELAARVKNVINRQERLLKEAARFADIDVSKMAKQITEIKSMLTDQNPTNSENKINLPSFTPREASVLQLVAEGLMNKEIARQLETSIRNVEKYVSRLFIKTGTSSRTELVRYALENHLVK; encoded by the coding sequence ATGAATGAAATTAATCAAATAAATAATGAAACAGTAAGGAAATCAAGAATTTTATTAGTGGATGATGAACCTGGTTTAAGAACAGCTGTTAAAACATTTCTAGAGGATGAAGGCTTTGAAATATTTATTGCAGTTGATGGAGAGGACGGTTGGGAAAAAGCTCAAACAATTTTTCCTGATTTGATAATTAGCGACGTTATGATGCCCCGAGCTAACGGTTATGCTTTATTAGAAAAAATTAGAGAAGATGAAAAATTAGGAGGAACTCCAGTTATTTTTTTAACAGCAAAAGGAATGACCTTAGACAGAACAGAGGGTTATCTTGCAGGAGTTGATGATTATATTTCCAAACCTTTCGACCCCGATGAATTAGCTGCGAGAGTTAAAAATGTCATCAATAGGCAAGAACGTTTACTAAAAGAAGCAGCAAGATTCGCAGATATTGATGTAAGCAAAATGGCGAAGCAAATTACTGAAATAAAATCTATGCTCACAGATCAAAATCCCACTAATTCAGAAAATAAAATAAATCTTCCCAGTTTCACTCCAAGAGAAGCAAGTGTACTTCAACTAGTTGCAGAAGGGTTGATGAACAAGGAAATTGCAAGACAGCTTGAAACATCTATTAGAAATGTTGAAAAATATGTAAGTAGACTTTTTATTAAGACAGGTACATCTAGCAGAACCGAATTAGTTCGCTATGCACTTGAAAATCATTTAGTAAAATAG
- a CDS encoding NAD(P)H-quinone oxidoreductase subunit H has product MAQLETRTEPMVVNFGPHHPSMHGVLRLVVTLDGENVIDCEPVIGYLHRGMEKIAENRTNVMYVPYVSRMDYAAGMFYEAIVVNAPERLANIPVPKRASYIRVLMLELNRIANHLLWLGPFLADVGAQTPFFYIFREREMIYDLWEAATGQRLINNNFFRIGGVACDLPYGWLEKCIDFCDWFGPKIDEYEKLITNNPIFRKRIEGLGTIKRDQAINWSLSGPMLRASGVSWDLRKVDSYECYDDFDWQIASEKEGDCYARYRVRVEEMRQSLSIIRQACKMIPGGPTENLEAQRMATEDKKSAIFGIDYQYVAKKVAPTFKIPNGELYTRLESGKGEIGVFIQGNNEVTPWRFKIRAADLNNLQILPHILKGAKIADIMAILGSIDVIMGSVDR; this is encoded by the coding sequence ATGGCTCAGCTAGAGACTAGAACAGAACCAATGGTGGTCAATTTTGGCCCTCACCATCCATCAATGCATGGGGTTTTAAGGTTAGTTGTAACTCTTGATGGTGAGAATGTCATTGATTGTGAGCCGGTAATTGGATATTTGCATAGAGGAATGGAAAAGATAGCTGAAAATAGGACAAATGTTATGTATGTCCCTTATGTAAGCAGAATGGATTATGCAGCAGGAATGTTTTATGAAGCTATTGTAGTAAATGCTCCTGAAAGATTAGCTAATATTCCAGTTCCTAAAAGAGCTAGTTACATAAGAGTTCTTATGTTGGAACTTAATCGTATTGCTAATCATCTTTTATGGCTTGGTCCCTTTTTAGCAGACGTAGGAGCTCAAACTCCATTTTTCTATATCTTTAGAGAAAGAGAAATGATTTATGATCTCTGGGAAGCTGCTACTGGACAAAGGCTAATAAATAATAATTTCTTTAGGATAGGTGGTGTCGCATGTGATCTTCCATACGGATGGTTAGAAAAATGTATAGACTTTTGCGATTGGTTCGGTCCTAAAATAGATGAATACGAAAAATTGATCACAAATAATCCAATTTTTAGAAAAAGAATTGAAGGTCTTGGAACTATAAAAAGAGATCAGGCAATTAATTGGTCTTTATCTGGGCCAATGCTTAGAGCCTCTGGAGTTTCCTGGGATTTAAGGAAAGTAGATAGCTATGAATGTTATGACGATTTTGATTGGCAGATTGCTTCAGAAAAAGAAGGAGATTGTTATGCGAGATATCGAGTACGAGTTGAAGAGATGAGACAATCACTAAGCATCATTCGTCAAGCCTGCAAAATGATTCCAGGAGGTCCAACAGAAAATTTAGAAGCTCAAAGAATGGCGACTGAAGATAAGAAGAGTGCAATATTTGGTATTGATTATCAATATGTAGCTAAGAAGGTTGCTCCAACTTTTAAAATTCCTAATGGAGAATTGTATACAAGATTAGAGTCCGGAAAAGGAGAAATAGGTGTATTTATTCAAGGAAATAATGAAGTTACCCCATGGAGATTTAAAATCAGAGCAGCTGATTTAAATAATCTGCAAATATTGCCTCATATTCTTAAAGGTGCCAAAATCGCAGATATTATGGCTATCCTTGGTTCAATAGATGTCATTATGGGATCTGTGGATAGATAA
- the bchM gene encoding magnesium protoporphyrin IX methyltransferase, producing the protein MTSNKIIEKSEVREYFNGTGFERWNKIYSKSDEINTVQQNIRKGHQKTVDDVVSYIKNYPELTKKSYCDAGCGVGSLSIPLLRLGIKELQVSDISSEMIKETKKRIKELGLNQGKIKYEVCDLEQLKGLFDVVVCLDVFIHYPQPVAEEMVQHLCDLSKEKLIVSFAPYTPVLAVLKNIGKLFPGPSKTTRAYTLKEKGIINAAKERGFNVVKTKLNQAPFYFSKLIEFEKK; encoded by the coding sequence ATGACGTCAAATAAGATTATCGAAAAAAGTGAAGTTAGAGAGTATTTTAATGGCACTGGTTTTGAAAGATGGAACAAAATTTATAGCAAATCTGATGAAATTAATACAGTTCAGCAAAACATTAGAAAAGGACATCAAAAGACTGTAGATGATGTAGTGTCATACATCAAAAATTATCCTGAACTAACAAAAAAAAGTTATTGTGATGCAGGATGTGGAGTAGGAAGTCTATCAATCCCTTTACTAAGACTCGGTATAAAAGAATTACAGGTAAGCGATATTTCTTCTGAAATGATTAAAGAAACTAAGAAACGCATAAAAGAATTAGGTTTGAACCAAGGTAAAATCAAATATGAAGTCTGTGATCTGGAACAATTAAAAGGATTATTTGATGTTGTAGTTTGTTTGGATGTATTTATTCATTATCCGCAACCGGTCGCAGAAGAAATGGTCCAACATCTATGCGATTTAAGCAAAGAAAAACTAATCGTTAGCTTTGCTCCATATACTCCAGTTCTTGCTGTTTTAAAAAATATAGGTAAATTATTTCCTGGGCCAAGTAAAACTACAAGAGCTTATACATTAAAAGAAAAGGGCATTATTAATGCTGCTAAAGAAAGAGGATTTAACGTGGTTAAAACGAAATTAAATCAAGCTCCTTTTTATTTTTCAAAACTTATTGAATTCGAAAAAAAATAA
- a CDS encoding rhodanese-like domain-containing protein, which yields MGNYPKSINASSLNDWFNSENENPVLIDVREQSELEIACFSKDFLHIPISKVTCEYVEEIFAGLLDREIVVTCHAGIRSYNFCQWSLDNNIVSEIWNLEEGIDGWSRYIDPSIPRY from the coding sequence TTGGGAAATTATCCAAAATCTATAAATGCTTCTAGTCTCAATGATTGGTTTAATTCTGAGAACGAAAATCCAGTCTTAATTGATGTAAGAGAACAGTCAGAGCTTGAAATAGCTTGTTTCTCAAAAGACTTTTTACATATACCAATTAGTAAAGTCACATGTGAATACGTTGAAGAAATATTTGCTGGTTTATTAGACAGGGAAATCGTTGTTACCTGTCATGCAGGAATAAGAAGTTATAACTTTTGTCAATGGTCCTTAGATAATAATATTGTGAGCGAAATATGGAATTTGGAGGAGGGTATTGATGGATGGAGTAGATATATTGATCCATCAATTCCTAGATATTGA
- the purE gene encoding 5-(carboxyamino)imidazole ribonucleotide mutase, with protein sequence MSELHSKDIYKIAVVMGSDSDLKTLKPAIDILREFGIKTEVCILSAHRTPIEMMEYAKNAESENIKIIIAGAGGAAHLPGMLASITCIPVIGVPVESKTLKGIDSLLSIVQMPAGIPVATVAINGGQNAGLLAIEIISLFDESIKENLKEFRDNLHKQVRTKNSKLSTIGADNYLQNK encoded by the coding sequence TTGTCAGAATTGCATTCTAAAGATATATATAAAATCGCTGTCGTAATGGGTAGTGATTCAGATCTAAAAACATTGAAACCTGCTATTGACATTTTAAGAGAATTTGGAATAAAAACTGAAGTTTGTATACTCTCTGCCCATAGAACTCCTATTGAAATGATGGAATATGCAAAAAATGCAGAATCAGAAAACATAAAAATAATAATTGCCGGAGCTGGTGGTGCTGCTCATCTTCCAGGAATGTTGGCATCAATAACTTGCATTCCTGTAATTGGAGTACCAGTAGAGAGTAAAACACTTAAAGGGATTGACTCTCTTTTATCAATTGTTCAAATGCCCGCTGGGATACCAGTAGCAACAGTTGCAATTAATGGAGGTCAAAATGCTGGATTATTGGCAATAGAGATTATCAGTTTATTTGATGAATCCATCAAGGAAAATTTAAAAGAATTCAGAGACAATCTTCATAAACAGGTAAGAACTAAAAATAGTAAGTTATCAACTATTGGAGCTGACAATTATCTTCAAAATAAATGA
- the rsmH gene encoding 16S rRNA (cytosine(1402)-N(4))-methyltransferase RsmH gives MQTDLSDSSFFNHKSVMADEIMSSLEHYPLINKSQLKGIDATLGGGGHSYHLLRKYSDLNIIGLDQDPFARKSASKKLDEFKNRIDIRASNFADFEPNEKVSFVIADLGVNSNQIDDPKRGFSFQKDGPLDMRMNPFLEVDAEKLIETLNEKDLANLIYKYGDERLSRKIARRIKMDLKVNGKYSGTKELAYSIAGCFPPKHRYKKIHPATRTFQALRIAVNKEIEVLEKFLQVVPGWLLPGGIISIISFHSLEDRLVKSAFKNDQRLKNLTKKPITPSEQEVEVNKRARSGKLRIAQIK, from the coding sequence ATGCAAACTGACCTATCTGATTCATCTTTTTTCAATCATAAATCAGTTATGGCAGATGAGATCATGTCCTCTTTAGAGCATTACCCATTAATAAATAAAAGCCAACTTAAAGGCATAGACGCAACTTTAGGAGGAGGAGGGCACTCTTATCATTTATTGAGAAAATATTCGGATTTAAATATAATTGGACTTGATCAAGATCCATTCGCAAGAAAATCAGCATCAAAAAAACTTGATGAATTTAAAAATAGGATTGATATAAGGGCTTCAAATTTTGCGGATTTTGAACCAAATGAAAAAGTTTCTTTTGTGATTGCAGATCTTGGAGTAAATAGTAACCAAATTGATGACCCTAAAAGAGGATTTAGTTTTCAAAAAGATGGTCCCCTTGATATGCGCATGAATCCTTTTCTTGAGGTTGATGCAGAGAAATTAATTGAGACCTTAAATGAAAAAGATCTAGCTAACCTAATTTATAAATATGGAGATGAGAGATTATCAAGAAAAATTGCTAGGAGAATAAAAATGGATTTAAAGGTAAATGGAAAATATTCTGGGACAAAAGAGTTAGCTTATTCTATTGCAGGCTGCTTCCCACCAAAACATAGATATAAAAAAATACACCCAGCAACTAGAACATTCCAAGCACTAAGAATTGCCGTTAATAAAGAAATTGAAGTATTAGAAAAATTTTTGCAAGTTGTCCCTGGTTGGCTACTGCCAGGTGGAATTATTTCTATTATTAGCTTTCATTCCCTAGAGGATAGATTAGTGAAAAGTGCTTTTAAGAATGATCAAAGACTAAAAAACCTGACAAAAAAGCCAATAACTCCTTCCGAACAAGAAGTCGAAGTCAATAAAAGAGCTAGAAGTGGAAAATTAAGAATTGCTCAAATAAAATAA
- a CDS encoding translation initiation factor SUI1 — protein sequence MGKKNWIEFDNHENKPEETAKVDTFIKRAKINISKQKKGKKGKTITLIKGLGIEDEIFLKELLKKIKVFCGTGGTLIESNIQLQGDMVSKSIEFLRKEGFHNL from the coding sequence ATGGGAAAAAAGAATTGGATCGAATTTGATAATCATGAAAATAAACCTGAAGAAACAGCTAAGGTAGATACTTTTATAAAAAGAGCAAAAATAAATATTTCAAAACAAAAGAAAGGTAAAAAGGGCAAGACGATAACTTTAATAAAAGGTTTAGGAATCGAGGATGAAATCTTCTTAAAAGAATTGCTTAAAAAAATTAAAGTTTTTTGTGGTACTGGAGGGACATTAATTGAAAGTAATATCCAGTTACAGGGTGATATGGTATCGAAATCAATTGAGTTTCTTCGTAAAGAGGGATTTCATAATTTATGA
- a CDS encoding citrate synthase, translating into MDNNKIILKPGLEGVPVTNSSICDIDGNKGQLLYRGYSIEELSKKSSFLETAYLLIWGELPTATQLRDFELEVQMHRRLSFRVRDMMKCFPATGHPMDALQSSAASLGLFYSRRAIDDPNYIYNAVIRLIAKIPTMIAAFQLIRKGQDPIQPRDDLTYSSNFLYMLTEKEQDPIAAKVFDRCLILHAEHSLNASTFSARVTASTLTDPYAVIASAVGTLAGPLHGGANEDVIAMLEEIQTPENAASFLDNAIKHKSKIMGFGHREYKVKDPRAIILQKLAEELFIRFGADEMYEVAKSLEAEAIPRLGPKGIFPNVDFYSGLVYRKLGIPRDLFTPIFAISRVAGWLAHWREQLGANRIFRPSQIYTGSAPREWISLENRE; encoded by the coding sequence TTGGATAACAACAAAATAATTTTAAAACCAGGATTAGAGGGTGTCCCAGTTACTAATTCATCTATCTGTGATATTGACGGCAACAAAGGTCAATTATTGTATCGAGGCTACTCCATAGAAGAACTTTCCAAAAAAAGCAGTTTTTTAGAAACTGCTTATTTATTGATTTGGGGTGAATTACCTACAGCTACTCAACTTAGAGATTTTGAACTAGAAGTTCAGATGCATCGCAGGTTAAGTTTTAGAGTCAGAGATATGATGAAATGTTTCCCTGCGACAGGTCATCCTATGGACGCTCTTCAGTCTAGTGCAGCTTCCTTAGGCCTTTTCTATTCACGTAGAGCAATAGATGATCCTAATTACATCTACAACGCAGTGATAAGACTTATAGCAAAAATACCCACAATGATTGCCGCTTTTCAACTTATTAGAAAAGGACAAGACCCTATTCAACCTCGAGATGATTTAACATACTCCTCAAATTTTCTTTACATGCTTACTGAAAAAGAACAAGATCCGATAGCTGCAAAAGTTTTTGATAGGTGTTTAATTCTACATGCCGAACATAGTTTAAACGCCAGTACATTTAGCGCTAGAGTGACTGCAAGCACTCTTACAGATCCATATGCTGTCATAGCTTCTGCAGTAGGAACTTTGGCTGGCCCGCTTCATGGAGGAGCTAATGAAGATGTGATCGCGATGTTAGAAGAAATCCAAACCCCAGAAAATGCAGCTTCTTTTTTGGATAACGCAATAAAACACAAAAGTAAGATAATGGGCTTTGGTCATAGGGAATATAAAGTCAAAGATCCAAGAGCAATTATTCTTCAAAAACTAGCAGAAGAACTTTTTATTAGATTTGGAGCAGATGAAATGTATGAAGTTGCCAAATCATTAGAAGCAGAAGCAATACCAAGACTTGGCCCAAAGGGTATATTTCCTAACGTAGACTTTTATTCCGGTCTTGTTTATAGGAAACTTGGTATTCCTCGTGATTTATTTACTCCAATTTTTGCCATATCTAGAGTTGCTGGCTGGTTAGCTCATTGGAGAGAGCAACTTGGAGCAAATAGAATTTTTAGACCATCTCAAATCTATACTGGTTCAGCTCCAAGGGAATGGATCAGCTTAGAAAATAGAGAATAA
- a CDS encoding acyl-CoA thioesterase — protein sequence MKSSDWLILQKKVRFGDCDSAGVIHFHNLLKWSHEAWEESIEIYGIPYQDIFPDFSIRKNQIIFPIVNCEANFLAPIKIGDFLKVTISPHKINSHLFKVHTLFIKNGNKVAEGKIIHCSLDVDSRNKIELPEHLERWIEASNVSTNLKEC from the coding sequence ATGAAATCCTCAGATTGGTTAATATTGCAGAAGAAAGTACGATTTGGTGATTGTGATTCTGCAGGTGTAATTCATTTTCATAACTTATTAAAATGGTCACACGAAGCTTGGGAAGAGAGTATTGAAATTTATGGTATTCCTTATCAAGATATTTTCCCAGATTTTTCTATACGTAAAAATCAAATTATTTTTCCCATAGTAAATTGCGAAGCGAACTTCCTTGCTCCTATTAAAATTGGAGATTTCTTAAAAGTAACAATTTCCCCCCATAAAATTAATTCTCATTTGTTTAAAGTACATACCCTATTTATAAAAAATGGAAATAAAGTAGCGGAAGGAAAAATAATACATTGTTCTTTAGATGTTGATTCAAGAAATAAAATAGAACTTCCCGAACATCTTGAAAGATGGATAGAGGCTTCAAATGTAAGTACAAATTTAAAAGAGTGCTAA
- the trpB gene encoding tryptophan synthase subunit beta has product MVSTFSRQDQNYTNEDLNQPSKEGRFGKYGGQYVPETLMPALFELEAAASNAWKDKHFVKELNHLLKTYVGRETPLYEAKRLTEHYTTKQANVRIWLKREDLNHTGAHKINNALGQALLAIRMGKKRIIAETGAGQHGVATATVCARFGLKCIIYMGAEDIKRQSLNVFRMKLLGAEVKVVNSGTATLKDATSEAIRDWVSNVETTHYILGSVAGPHPFPKIVRDFHAVIGEETKKQCLESFGSLPDILLACVGGGSNAMGLFHPFVKESSVRLIGVEAAGSGVDTDKHAATITKGSVGILHGSMSLLLQDDNGQVQEAHSISAGLDYPGVGPEHSHLKDIGRAEYGAVTDQEALDALRLVSELEGIIPALETSHAFAWLDKLCPTLEKDTHIVINCSGRGDKDVNTVASSLEI; this is encoded by the coding sequence GTGGTAAGTACATTTTCTCGCCAAGATCAAAATTATACAAATGAAGATTTAAATCAACCCTCCAAAGAGGGAAGATTTGGAAAATATGGTGGTCAATATGTTCCTGAAACACTAATGCCTGCTCTTTTTGAGCTTGAAGCAGCTGCATCAAATGCATGGAAAGATAAACATTTTGTAAAAGAATTAAATCATCTACTTAAGACTTATGTAGGAAGAGAAACACCACTTTATGAAGCCAAAAGACTTACTGAACATTACACAACTAAACAAGCAAATGTAAGAATATGGCTTAAAAGAGAAGATTTAAATCATACTGGTGCTCACAAAATTAATAATGCCCTTGGACAAGCTTTATTAGCAATAAGAATGGGTAAGAAAAGAATAATTGCGGAAACTGGAGCAGGTCAACATGGAGTTGCTACGGCTACTGTTTGTGCGAGATTTGGCTTGAAATGTATTATCTATATGGGTGCTGAGGATATAAAAAGGCAATCCCTCAATGTCTTTCGAATGAAACTGCTAGGAGCTGAAGTTAAGGTTGTAAATTCTGGAACTGCAACACTTAAAGATGCCACTAGTGAAGCTATTAGAGATTGGGTTTCTAATGTAGAAACCACTCACTACATTTTAGGATCTGTTGCGGGCCCACACCCTTTCCCAAAGATTGTGAGAGATTTTCATGCAGTTATTGGAGAAGAAACTAAGAAACAATGCCTGGAATCGTTTGGATCTTTACCCGATATTTTACTTGCTTGTGTAGGTGGGGGATCAAATGCAATGGGCCTTTTCCATCCTTTCGTTAAAGAATCATCTGTACGCCTAATTGGAGTTGAAGCCGCAGGAAGCGGAGTTGATACTGATAAACACGCTGCAACTATCACTAAAGGATCAGTTGGAATTTTGCATGGATCCATGAGTCTTCTGTTACAAGATGATAATGGTCAAGTACAAGAGGCCCACTCCATTAGTGCAGGTTTAGATTACCCTGGAGTAGGGCCTGAACATAGCCATTTAAAAGATATAGGTAGAGCAGAATATGGAGCAGTTACAGATCAAGAAGCTCTAGATGCTTTGAGACTTGTTAGTGAACTTGAAGGAATCATACCAGCACTTGAAACCTCCCATGCCTTTGCTTGGTTAGATAAATTATGCCCTACTCTTGAGAAAGATACTCATATAGTTATCAATTGCTCTGGAAGAGGTGACAAAGATGTTAACACTGTTGCATCTTCATTAGAGATTTAA
- the cysC gene encoding adenylyl-sulfate kinase, whose product MKEQDQTNSTNIKWHNLTIDRDKLEKMRGHKGMVIWFTGLSGSGKSTLANALNEVLHLDGFSTYVLDGDNIRHGLCKDLGFSDEDREENIRRIGEVANLFMHAGIITITAFVSPFISDRDKVRKIIGSKDFIEVYCAADIKVCENRDTKGLYKKARLGEIKDFTGISSPYEAPHNPEIVVDTGTLDLKDSVEKVINYLRDENFLKKG is encoded by the coding sequence ATGAAAGAACAAGATCAAACAAATTCAACCAATATAAAGTGGCACAATTTAACTATTGATAGAGATAAGTTAGAGAAAATGAGAGGTCATAAAGGAATGGTTATTTGGTTTACAGGTTTATCAGGCTCTGGTAAAAGTACTTTGGCCAACGCTTTAAATGAAGTTTTACACTTAGATGGTTTTTCAACTTACGTGTTGGATGGAGATAATATAAGGCACGGTTTATGTAAAGATCTTGGGTTTTCCGATGAAGATAGAGAAGAAAATATAAGAAGAATTGGAGAAGTTGCAAATTTATTTATGCATGCTGGGATAATAACTATTACAGCATTCGTTTCACCATTTATTAGCGATAGAGATAAGGTGAGAAAAATTATTGGATCTAAAGATTTTATTGAAGTTTATTGTGCTGCAGATATCAAAGTTTGCGAAAACCGCGATACTAAGGGTCTTTACAAGAAAGCTCGTTTGGGTGAAATTAAGGATTTTACAGGGATTTCTAGTCCATATGAAGCTCCTCATAATCCAGAAATTGTTGTTGATACAGGTACATTAGATTTAAAGGATTCGGTTGAAAAAGTTATAAACTATCTTAGAGACGAAAACTTCCTTAAAAAGGGCTAA